Proteins from a single region of Panulirus ornatus isolate Po-2019 chromosome 66, ASM3632096v1, whole genome shotgun sequence:
- the LOC139746726 gene encoding disintegrin and metalloproteinase domain-containing protein 33-like: MANLYRLSTAASARMMLVPLLFLGLLDTTWMLPDHHQRHTTSTSPPTGGSGVQALWNASRGTGDYKRTIDGGVMVGSQQHLHGSDRETDRATKMRRDESTRKKEVNAIDNDDGWNVTVNDATKKYSKDRLKDRAERVRTNDDQRDETTTTMTHHETHSLGWFLDTVAVNITAVPVVTWQHHRVQEDTHSSDQGNVRSTGHGDMAFDQRNTHNPPSKRPESWGTLLTIEFRVQEQHLMLDLHPTRDLLAATYEEPEKEGLVTVCEYQGKVRSVAGSWAALSVCNGVRGVVVVGNQELLVEPAEGASTLEEPHRVFSASLLQDPPGACGVTESSLNQTSDVPDVSSSGSGRRRLATATRKGRRRGAAAAALLRGGRLWTLSTTRFVELVLVADRSYYRKHGDRTWARCRAIVNIVNAIYRPLGVVVVLSHVEVWKTTDQVLVLPDYKQTLENLRPYRQKLLKERPNLPHDNTVLLTVVDFEGITVGYATVSGMCSERSSVAVIQDKDNEVGVVSQTMAHEMGHNLGMHHDSQDDKCQCDTRSCIMSTTGSPLYNPNIGWSSCSKRELITGFESNDFDCLKNVPTQSFPGNSCGDGVVDHEAGEQCDCGPPEYCDNPCCLASTCKLAANASCANGACCNTETCQIEPGGRECRAPRGSCDLPEYCTGESEYCPDDVYKRDGTSCREGKGHCYRGECGSHEGRCQEVWGLMTTAADPSCFTSINTERGSEGNCGFADGTILSPCHARDSLCGTLHCLRLQATTPRLSGDFRYRTYFSSKASCSYILASTAIPSSFWLSPNGAACTENKMCVNQRCMEIPPPGGHCRDGCSGRGICNSLGHCHCDAGYAPPDCSRYGPGGSVDSGPMRRPRNVHPFLDALFFLSMVLLAIAVLMCCLWDQLRGWWERKGRSSTLPCCVTCMDACCCPLMTKATRWMVAIDPPDKQENVQGKTGQEKETDKMLPQRDVDFKDYPPRTISSDIGHQKSSLELNRPTYFQSISADSGCDVDFEEGVTKEPVTSQMSMTSLISTFNRFDFRSSRKASEENSRRSKSSSSKKSMPLSRIVVDPLAGNRSSRKGTPPPGYMSAAFRRSITVDATPSASSRSGRVPPLPPSAPKPCKSDSNLQSSPELENTHKVYFKERIKDSSNSSYKKSVQSSNYSQDPSDAVKESADQPTRKPMIPFQNPPSHPKVLPPVDKPPPPPIKESKKNHTTGPPKTNIPPQQDKRVAGKQTTTPKSKRQTHSLEASQTTPENTQPRGGGHATGSTNTAAAAPSGAAAKRKTVKNMAKKFEAGY; the protein is encoded by the exons ATGGCGAACCTATACCGACTTTCCACAGCGGCGTCTGCCAGGATGATGCTGGTGCCTCTCCTGTTTCTTGGACTCCTGGACACAACCTGGATGCTTCCAGACCACCACCAACGCCATACGACCTCGACCTCCCCTCCTACAGGAGGGTCAGGTGTTCAGGCATTATGGAATGCTAGCAGAGGTACTGGAGACTATAAGCGAACAATTGACGGAGGAGTTATGGTTGGTAGCCAGCAACACTTACATGGTAGTGACAGAGAGACTGACcgagcaaccaagatgagaagagatgaaTCTACGAGGAAGAAGGAAGTAAAtgctattgataatgatgatggatggAATGTCACTGTAAACGACGCGACAAAGAAATACAGCAAAGATCGATTGAAGGACAGAGCTGAGAGAGTTAGAACAAACGACGACCAAAGAGAcgaaaccaccaccacaatgactCACCATGAGACACACAGCTTAG GATGGTTTCTGGACACGGTGGCTGTCAACATCACGGCCGTTCCCGTCGTCACCTGGCAACATCACCGTGTCCAGGAGGACACACACTCCTCGGACCAGGGGAACGTACGTTCAACTGGCCACGGGGACATGGCCTTTGACCAGAGGAACACCCACAACCCGCCTTCCAAACGTCCG GAGAGTTGGGGGACATTGCTGACGATAGAGTTCCGTGTGCAGGAGCAACATCTAATGCTCGACCTCCATCCCACCAG GGACCTTCTAGCTGCTACCTACGAGGAACCAGAGAAG gaggggctAGTGACGGTGTGCGAGTACCAGGGCAAGGTCAGGAGTGTGGCAGGGTCCTGGGCGGCCCTTTCCGTCTGCAACGGCGTCAG GGGCGTGGTAGTGGTCGGGAACCAGGAGCTGCTGGTGGAACCCGCCGAAGGAGCCTCGACGCTCGAGGAACCCCATCGGGTCTTCTCCGCCAGCCTCCTTCAGGACCCGCCCGGAGCCTGTG GAGTGACGGAGTCTAGCCTGAACCAGACCAGCGATGTTCCAGACGTCAGCAGCAGCGGGAGTGGCAGACGAAGGCTTGCGACCGCTACCCGCAAG GGTCGTCGCagaggggcggcggcggcggcgctgcTGCGCGGTGGTCGACTGTGGACACTGAGCACCACCAGATTCGTGGAGCTGGTCCTTGTGGCGGACCGGAGCTACTACCGCAAGCACGGAGACCGCACTTGGGCCCGCTGCAGAGCCATCGTCAACATCGTCAACGCG ATCTACCGTCCACTGGGCGTGGTCGTGGTGCTAAGCCACGTGGAGGTGTGGAAGACGACAGACCAGGTGTTGGTGCTCCCAGACTATAAGCAGACCCTGGAGAACCTCCGCCCATACAGGCAGAAGCTGTTGAAGGAACGCCCTAACCTGCCCCACGACAACACTGTGCTCCTGAC GGTTGTGGACTTCGAAGGCATCACCGTGGGTTACGCCACAGTCTCCGGCATGTGCAG CGAGCGGAGCTCGGTGGCCGTGATCCAGGACAAGGACAATGAGGTGGGCGTGGTGTCTCAGACAATGGCGCACGAGATGGGACACAACCTGGGCATGCACCACGACAGTCAGGACGACAAGTGCCAGTGTGATACTCGCAGTTGCATCATGAGTACcactggaag CCCACTCTACAACCCCAACATCGGCTGGAGCTCCTGCAGCAAGCGGGAATTGATAACTGGCTTTGAATCTAACGATTTCGACTGCCTGAAGAACGTGCCGACACAGTCCTTCCCCGGCAACAGCTGTGGCGACGGTGTGGTGGACCACGAGGCCGGCGAGCAGTGCGACTGTGGCCCTCCGGAATACTGCGACAACCCCTGCTGCCTGGCCAGTACCTGCAAGCTGGCCGCCAACGCCTCCTGCGCCAATGGCGCCTGCTGCAATACCGAG ACGTGTCAGATCGAACCAGGAGGAAGAGAATGTCGGGCGCCTCGCGGCAGCTGTGACCTTCCCGAGTACTGCACCGGAGAAAGCGAGTACTGCCCCGACGACGTCTACAAGAGAGATGGAACGTCCtgcagggaagggaag GGCCACTGCTACAGAGGCGAGTGTGGCAGCCATGAGGGACGATGCCAGGAAGTATGGGGTTTGATGACCACGGCCGCAGACCCCAGCTGCTTCACCAGCATCAACACGGAAAGAGGGTCCGAGGGAAACTGTGGTTTTGCCGATGGGACCATCCTCTCGCCTTGCCATGCCAG GGACTCATTATGTGGCACCCTTCACTGCCTGAGGCTGCAGGCGACAACACCGAGGCTCAGTGGGGACTTCAGATACAGGACCTATTTCTCCTCCAAGGCCTCCTGCAGCTACATCTTGGCCTCCACCGCCATCCCAAGCAGCTTCTGGCTCTCTCCCAACGGTGCAGCGTGTACGGAAAACAAG ATGTGTGTGAACCAGAGGTGCATGGAGATACCACCTCCTGGCGGGCACTGTCGCGACGGATGCTCTGGCCGAGGGATCTGCAACAGCCTCGGCCACTGCCACTGCGACGCTGGTTACGCCCCTCCAGACTGCTCCCGCTATGGTCCGGGAGGATCTGTCGATAGTGGACCCATGAGACGACCGCGAA atgtACATCCGTTCCTCGATGCCCTGTTCTTCTTGTCCATGGTGCTGCTGGCCATCGCTGTCCTCATGTGTTGCTTGTGGGACCAACTGCGGGGATGGTGGGAACGGAAAGGGCGAAGCTCCACTCTGCCCTGCTGCGTCACCTGCATGGACGCCTGCTGCTGCCCACTCATGACCAAAGCCACCAGGTGGATGGTCGCCATCGACCCACCCGACAAACAAGAGAACGTGCAGGGGAAAACTGGTCaggaaaaggaaacagacaagatgCTTCCTCAAAGGGATGTCGATTTTAAGGACTACCCTCCTCGGACCATTTCCTCAGACATTGGTCATCAGAAATCCTCGCTGGAACTCAATCGTCCAACTTATTTCCAATCTATTTCAGCGGATTCTGGTTGCGATGTTGATTTTGAGGAAGGTGTTACGAAGGAACCCGTGACTTCACAAATGTCTATGACCAGCTTGATCAGCACCTTCAATAGGTTTGACTTTCGTTCCTCAAGAAAAGCTTCAGAGGAAAACAGTCGACGATCGAAGTCTTCTAGTAGTAAGAAGTCGATGCCTCTCAGTCGGATTGTTGTGGATCCTCTGGCTGGGAACCGCAGCTCCAGGAAGGGTACGCCTCCCCCAGGATACATGAGCGCTGCCTTCCGACGCTCCATCACAGTCGACGCCACACCTAGCGCCAGCAGCCGATCAGGTAGGGTCCCGCCGCTACCACCGAGCGCCCCTAAGCCTTGCAAGAGTGACAGCAACCTACAGAGTTCCCCTGAACTGGAAAACACTCATAAGGTGTATTTCAAGGAAAGAATCAAGGATTCAAGTAACTCCAGCTACAAAAAAAGTGTTCAATCCAGCAATTACAGTCAAGACCCTTCGGATGCTGTAAAGGAGTCTGCCGACCAGCCAACAAGGAAACCAATGATACCATTCCAAAACCCTCCTTCGCATCCCAAGGTTTTGCCTCCTGTAGACAAGCCGCCTCCCCCACCAATCAAGGAGTCCAAGAAAAACCACACCACTGGACCCCCGAAGACAAACATTCCACCTCAGCAGGACAAAAGAGTCGCAGggaaacaaacaacaacaccaaaAAGTAAACGACAGACGCATTCCCTCGAGGCCAGTCAGACGACGCCGGAAAACACTCAGCCACGGGGAGGAGGACACGCCACGGGATCAACCAATACTGCTGCTGCCGCGCCCTCTGGAGCGGCAGCCAAGAGGAAAACTGTGAAAAACATGGCTAAAAAATTTGAGGCCGGTTATTAA